A DNA window from Bombus vancouverensis nearcticus chromosome 6, iyBomVanc1_principal, whole genome shotgun sequence contains the following coding sequences:
- the l(3)80Fj gene encoding lethal (3) 80Fj, translating into MADVELTKALKDLPNRVQTASKNERREILQNVVNVLSNPGINEKIVNGICKTVSLTLHRYKDTTSQSYVKNLIEELLRKQPAPSIKHMTNVVIEQATWHKNVVPTLNTALTAYLALKWSTLIVLHGNKSNSDINPELPKLIEAQANLSAAALASMDKKLTQKVYVLLAHQWLSVKDIDIVYLETLTKLEVGNGVIVLASLLTKYLVNAKKSELVVKLKTNTIDAFIKLTISCKKKPDLYVVHNAIPLLRRISHDEFKSQLLPALQKAMLRNPEIIIESVGYILSGLSLDLSQYSQDISKGLFANLHSKEDLVRDEAVGACRRLALQCSDNIALENLLSSVFAVFHGSEGKLTVATHKISVLQGAGNLSYNAASGSSVEKLAETACEHFIKVLETEVHEKTLIYALEMMALWSNKFTNNVPKCVIDAFKKGMNAKTSTAAVRTAYIKLFFSTPVASYSAAITPLLVQAIIRAMQQSAQPAAVTEGLVASYLLLKFVLANQVENDKQTVLWNAIDEQIFFSEKFLSACGDDILYHLMLLCERLITEFGDRLNEKALNGVHRAIVACATAPKYKIRKRCFPLIKKVLTGLSTYDPAQELLMEYNKFLENVKIKSEHDKENKEDSSSCETTGRCLADGLLAICSGSFLFELPAMQMTRDALIPSHHPAIYKAMPNLWFKVAKNFNLVPKNFLCSFNHEIKKILVQNYKPVASYENALTKVISIIPDIILPAIVSNITNKLDDPEVLKVTKDEYFTYLTPEGELYDKSVLPTSDENDILNSMNMKRESKVYSFKEQQEELQLRRELYEKRKKEGKIKEPKLTPKQEEILKAQMAKENAIRKRLTELKHRINNAVSLIICSMRGNGQELSFYLKDFLLPILKNLRSPLAAPAMCDLYIRLKRIVKINNPVLSDLVAHVTLRQLQPQCDLNQAWEEENLDTAVKRTLNLLHTTTIKQKKLFTAPTFCYVFPFIKKTLLSYKDDNMIVQGLQIIQEHAKQRGSSSDFKDMRHPQLLPRKHMFDLLIELMEITSGRVQSHAVATLLDVAQSGSGQPGTAIATSEDIDSLIGALQNSLSTIRDAALRALTVVKQAFPSQKEDADQLSHLVRKIWIAKFDVCDENKILANELWNAADLVMHTDILSDELIQDITHPVEPIQQAAACALAQCLTDVPHLVPEILDKLLQLYQEKLAMIPPKLNDFGRVVEQPIDTWGPRRGVALALAQMAALLSADTVLKLVQFFVSTGLGDRNQTVRTEMLTAAVAVVDLHGKANITSLLPVFEDFMDKAPKIGSFDSIKQSVVILMGSLARHLDKDDSRIKPIVMRLIAALSTPSQQVQEAVANCLPHLVPSIKEDAPKIVDKLMDQLLKSDKYGERKGAAYGLAGIIKGMGILALKQLDIMTTLTNAIQDKKNYRHREGALFAFEMLCTMLGRLFEPYIVHVLPHLLLCFGDSSQYVRAATDDTARVVMSKLSAHGVKLVLPSLLAALEEDSWRTKTGSVELLGAMAYCAPKQLSSCLPSIVPKLIEVLSDSHTKVQEAGAEALKVIGSVIRNPEIQAIVPVLLKALQDPSHKTATCLQTLLDTQFVHFIDAPSLALIMPVVQRAFLDRSTETRKMAAQIIGNMYSLTDQKDLTPYLPTIIPGLKTSLLDPVPEVRSVSARALGAMVRGMGESSFEDLLPWLMQTLTSETSSVDRSGAAQGLSEVVRGLGVEKLHKLMPEIISTAERTDIAPHVKDGYIMMFIYMPSAFTTEFTPYIGQIINPILKALADENEYVRETALRAGQRIVNLYADSAIMLLLPELEKSLFDDNWRIRYSSVQLLGDLLYRISGVSGKMSTETASEDDNFGTEQSHYAIINALGAERRNRVLAGLYMGRSDVALMVRQAALHVWKVVVTNTPRTLREILPTLFTLLLGCLASTSNDKRQVAARTLGDLVRKLGERVLPEIIPILEKGLQSDQADQRQGVCIGLSEIMTSTNKDMVITFVVSLVPTVRKALCDPLPEVRQAAAKTFDGLHSTVGVRALDDILPAMLTQLNSPDPAEAENTLDGLRQVMAIKSRVVLPYLVPQLTTPPVNTKALSILASVAGEALTRFLHKILPALLTALSSAQGTPNEVQELEYCQAVILSVTDEVGIRTVMDQLMEATRANDPSRRRSAATLLCAFCRDTRADYSQYVPQLLRGLIHLFTDSDKDVLQMSWEALTAVTKTLASDQQIAHVQDIRQAVRFAVSDLKGQELLPGFCLPKGITPILPIFREAILNGLPEAKEQAAQGLGEVIKLTSASALQPSVVHITGPLIRILGDRFNWSVKAAVLETLAILLGKVGVMLKQFLPQLQTTFLRALNDSNRQVRLKAAYALSNLIVIHTRVDPLFTELHTGIKTGDDPAIRETMLQALRGVLTPAGDKMTEPMKKQVFVTLSSMLGHPEDVTRNAVAGCFGALIRWLSLDQLNIALNEDLLCSDTSVDWMLRHGRSAALFVALKESPTTIYNSKEKDRVCAVILSYLSADRVQIAMNGVRACGYLFQYLMNERQPIPQQILSPFVRSMNNNSNDVKQLLAKVCIHLARNIPPEKMSPELLKSLLPMLVNGTKEKNGYVKANSELALIAVLRLRQGEEEHQRCMAFLDAGARESLSDVVSKVLRKVLSQPEGKIEELDDTLLT; encoded by the exons ATGGCGGATGTCGAG TTAACGAAAGCATTAAAAGATTTGCCAAACCGAGTTCAAACCGCCAGTAAAAACGAGCGGCGAGAGATTCTACAAAATGTCGTCAATGTATTGTCAAATCCTG GCATCAATGAGAAAATTGTTAATGGAATTTGCAAAACCGTATCTCTTACTTTACATCGATATAAGGATACTACTTCCCAATCTTACGTGAAAAATTTAATCGAAGAATTGTTGAGAAAGCAACCAGCACCTTCAATAAAGCATATGACAAATGTTGTCATAGAACAAGCTACATGGCATAAAAATGTAGTTCCTAC TCTGAATACAGCTTTAACGGCGTATCTTGCATTAAAGTGGTCAACATTAATTGTTCTACACGGAAACAAAAGCAATTCAGACATCAATCCGGAATTACCAAAACTCATTGAAGCACAAGCAAATTTGAGTGCAGCAGCTTTGGCATCCATGGATAAAAAATTGACGCAGAAAGTATATGTTTTATTAGCGCATCAATGGTTGAGTGTTAAAGATATTGATATTGTGTATTTAGAGACACTAACAAAATTGGAAGTTGGAAACGGTGTAATTGTTCTTGCTAGTTTACTCACTAAGTATTTAGTTAATGCAAAGAAAAGTGAATTAGTGGTGAAACTGAag aCAAACACCATAGATGCTTTCATAAAACTAACTATTAGTTGTAAGAAAAAACCAGATCTATATGTTGTTCATAATGCTATACCTCTTCTCCGTAGAATATCTCATGACGAGTTTAAAAGTCAACTATTACCGGCTTTGCAAAAAGCTATGTTAAGAAATCCAGAAATTATCATTGAATCGGTTGGATATATTCTAAGTGGTTTAAGTCTCGATTTAAGTCAGTATAGTCAAGATATAAGTAAAGGATTATTTGCCAATTTGCATTCAAAGGAAGATTTAGTTAGAGATGAAGCTGTAGGAGCTTGTCGTAGACTTGCTCTTCAATGTTCAGATAATATTGCTTTGGAAAATTTATTGTCATCCGTATTTGCTGTATTTCATGGATCAGAAGGAAAACTTACAGTTGCAACTCATAAAATTTCCGTCTTACAAGGTGCTGGCAATCTTAGTTACAATGCAGCTTCAGGAAGTAGTGTTGAAAAATTAGCCGAAACAGCTTGTGAACATTTTATCAAAGTTCTTGAAACTGAGGTTCATGAGAAAACTTTAATTTATGCTCTTGAAATGATGGCCTTGTGGTccaataaatttacaaataatgtTCCAAAATGTGTAATAGATGCATTTAAAAAGGGCATGAATGCTAAAACTTCAACTGCGGCAGTGCGTACTGCTTATATTAAACTCTTCTTTTCTACTCCAGTAGCTTCTTATTCTGCAGCAATAACTCCATTACTCGTACAAGCAATAATAAGAGCTATGCAACAATCTGCACAGCCAGCTGCAGTTACAGAGGGTTTAGTGGCTTCTTATTTGTTATTGAAATTTGTTCTTGCTAATCAAGTGGAGAATGACAAACAAACTGTATTATGGAATGCTATTGACGAGCAAATATTCTTTTCAGAAAAATTTTTGTCAGCTTGTGGAGATGATATATTATATCACCTCATGCTGCTTTGTGAAAGACTAATTACTGAATTCGGAGATAGATTAAATGAAAAAGCTTTAAACGGTGTACATAGAGCAATTGTGGCATGTGCAACAGCCCCCAAATATAAAATAAGGAAACGTTGTTTTCcattaattaaaaaagtttTAACTGGCTTGAGTACATATGATCCTGCACAAGAACTATTAATGGAATATAATAAATTcttagaaaatgtaaaaatcaagTCTGAACatgataaagaaaataaagaagattcTTCTAGTTGCGAGACAACTGGCAGATGTCTTGCAGATGGATTACTTGCTATTTGTTCAGGTTCTTTTTTGTTTGAATTACCTGCTATGCAAATGACAAGAGATGCATTAATACCATCTCATCATCCTGCAATCTATAAAGCAATGCCAAACTTATGGTTCAAAGTTGCAAAGAATTTTAATCTTGTTCCAAAAAATTTTTTATGTTCATTTAatcatgaaattaaaaaaatacttgTGCAAAATTATAAGCCTGTTGCTAGTTATGAAAATGCATTGACAAAAGTGATATCAATTATACCAGACATCATACTACCTGCAATAGTGTCAAACATTACAAATAAGCTTGATGATCCAGAGGTCTTAAAAGTCACTAAAGACGAATACTTTACTTATCTCACTCCAGAGGGGGAATTATATGACAAAAGCGTATTACCAACAAGCGATGAAAATGATATTCTTAATTCAATGAACATGAAAAGAGAGAGTAAGGTGTATTCGTTTAAAGAACAGCAAGAAGAATTGCAACTTAGGCGAGAATTAtatgaaaaacgaaagaaagaaggaaaaataaagGAACCTAAATTAACACCCAAACAAGAAGAAATCCTTAAGGCACAAATGGCAAAAGAAAATGCAATCCGTAAAAGATTGACAGAACTGAAACATAGAATAAATAATGCTGTATCTCTAATTATATGTTCTATGCGTGGAAATGGACAAGAATTgtctttttatttaaaagattttCTACTTCCGATTTTGAAAAACTTAAGATCACCATTAGCTGCTCCTGCAATGTGTGATCTTTATATCCGATTAAAGAGGATTGTGAAAATAAATAATCCAGTTCTTAGTGATTTAGTAGCACATGTTACGTTACGACAATTACAACCACAATGTGATCTGAATCAAGCTTGGGAAGAGGAAAATCTTGATACAGCGGTAAAGAGAACTTTAAATCTTTTACACACAACaacaataaaacaaaagaaGTTGTTTACAGCTCCGACCTTTTGCTATGTCTTTCCATTTATAAAAAAGACCTTATTATCTTATAAGGACGATAATATGATTGTTCAAGGATTACAGATAATACAAGAACATGCTAAACAAAGAGGAAGTTCTTCTGATTTTAAAGATATGAGACATCCCCAATTGCTTCCGCGTAAACATATGTTTGATctattaatagaattaatggAAATTACAAGTGGAAGAGTACAATCACATGCAGTTGCAACATTGCTAGATGTTGCTCAATCCGGTAGCGGTCAACCAGGTACTGCAATAGCAACTAGTGAAGATATAGATTCTTTAATTGGTGCATTACAAAATTCTTTATCTACAATAAGAGATGCAGCATTAAGAGCATTAACAGTCGTGAAACAAGCTTTTCCATCTCAGAAAGAGGATGCTGACCAACTATCTCATCTTGTTAGGAAAATATGGATTGCTAAGTTCGATGTTTGCGATGAGAATAAAATTCTTGCTAATGAGTTATGGAATGCTGCAGATTTAGTAATGCATACAGACATACTTTCTGATGAACTGATCCAAGACATTACACATCCTGTAGAACCTATACAGCAAGCAGCTGCTTGTGCTTTGGCGCAGTGTTTAACTGATGTTCCCCACCTAGTACCAGAAATTTTGGACAAATTACTACAGCTGTATCAAGAAAAGTTAGCCATGATTCCACCAAAGTTGAATGATTTTGGACGCGTGGTTGAACAGCCGATTGATACTTGGGGTCCAAGACGAGGTGTAGCACTTGCATTGGCTCAAATGGCAGCTCTTCTCAGTGCTGATACAGTACTTAAACTTGTGCAATTTTTCGTCTCTACTGGTTTAGGAGATAGAAATCAAACTGTTCGAACAGAAATGTTAACTGCTGCTGTAGCTGTTGTTGATCTTCATGGAAAAGCAAATATAACTTCTTTATTACCGGTTTTTGAAGACTTTATGGATAAAGCGCCAAAAATTGGCAGTTTCGATTCAATCAAACAATCTGTAGTTATTCTTATGGGGTCACTAGCAAGACACTTGGACAAAGATGATTCACGTATTAAACCAATAGTTATGCGTTTAATCGCGGCTCTTTCCACACCATCGCAACAAGTGCAGGAAGCAGTAGCCAATTGTTTACCACATCTTGTACCTTCTATTAAGGAAGATGCACCAAAGATTGTGGACAAATTAATGGACCAATTGTTAAAATCAGACAAATATGGGGAACGTAAAGGTGCGGCTTACGGTTTAGCAGGTATAATCAAGGGTATGGGGATACTAGCATTAAAACAACTTGATATTATGACCACATTAACTAATGCCATTCAGGATAAGAAAAACTATAGGCATCGGGAAGGAGCGTTATTTGCTTTCGAAATGTTATGTACAATGCTTGGTAGGTTATTTGAACCATACATCGTTCACGTATTACCACATTTGTTGCTGTGCTTTGGAGATTCAAGTCAATATGTCAGAGCTGCTACCGATGATACAGCTCGTGTAGTTATGAGTAAATTATCTGCACATGGGGTAAAGCTTGTTTTACCTAGTTTATTAGCAGCATTAGAAGAAGATTCTTGGAGGACTAAAACtg GATCTGTTGAGTTATTAGGTGCAATGGCGTATTGTGCACCAAAACAGCTTAGTAGTTGTTTGCCAAGTATAGTTCCAAAGCTAATCGAAGTACTTAGTGATTCACATACAAAAGTTCAAGAGGCTGGTGCAGAAGCTCTTAAAGTTATTGGAAGTGTAATTCGTAATCCAGAGATTCAAGCTATTGTACCAGTTTTATTGAAAGCATTACAAGATCCTTCTCATAAAACAGCTACTTGTCTTCAAACTCTTTTAGATACTCAGTTCGTACATTTTATCGATGCTCCATCATTAGCTCTTATTATGCCTGTAGTACAACGAGCATTTTTGGATCGTTCAACAGAAACAAGAAAAATGGCTGCCCAAATTATTGGAAATATGTATTCTTTAACCGATCAAAAAGATTTAACTCCATATTTGCCAACAATCATCCCTGGCTTAAAAACGAGTTTATTAGATCCTGTACCAGAAGTACGAAGTGTATCTGCAAGAGCATTAGGTGCTATGGTACGAGGAATGGGTGAATCTAGCTTTGAAGATTTACTTCCTTGGTTAATGCAAACGCTTACATCTGAAACAAGTAGCGTTGATCGATCAGGTGCTGCACAAGGCCTTTCAGAAGTTGTGAGGGGATTAGGTGTTGAAAAACTTCACAAACTTATGCCTGAAATTATTAGTACTGCCGAAAGAACCGACATAGCTCCTCATGTTAAGGATGGTTATATTATGATGTTTATTTATATGCCAAGTGCATTTACTACAGAATTTACACCCTATATTGGACAAATTATTAATCCTATTTTGAAAGCTTTAGCTGATGAGAATGAATACGTTCGTGAAACAGCACTTAGAGCGGGCCAACGTATCGTTAATCTTTATGCTGATTCTGCTATTATGTTGCTATTACCAGAATTGGAAAAGAGTCTCTTTGATGATAATTGGCGTATTAGATACTCATCGGTTCAATTACTTGGTGATTTGTTATATCGAATTTCTGGAGTTTCGGGAAAGATGTCAACAGAAACAGCAAGcgaagatgataattttggAACTGAACAGTCACATTATGCCATTATTAACGCACTTGGTGCTGAAAGGCGAAATCGTGTTTTAGCGGGATTATACATGGGTAGATCGGATGTTGCATTGATGGTACGCCAAGCTGCTCTTCATGTATGGAAAGTTGTTGTAACGAATACACCGAGAACTTTAAGAGAAATATTACCGacattatttactttattacttgGCTGTCTAGCTAGTACAAGTAATGATAAAAGACAGGTGGCAGCGAGGACTTTAGGAGATCTAGTTAGAAAATTAGGTGAAAGGGTGTTACCAGAAATTATACCTATTTTAGAGAAAGGTTTACAAAGTGATCAGGCTGATCAACGTCAAGGTGTATGTATTGGATTATCAGAAATTATGACAAGTACAAATAAAGACATGGTGATAACCTTTGTAGTCAGCTTAGTTCCAACAGTgag GAAAGCATTGTGCGATCCATTACCAGAAGTTCGACAGGCAGCAGCAAAAACCTTTGACGGTTTGCATTCAACTGTAGGAGTTAGAGCATTAGATGATATATTACCAGCAATGTTAACGCAATTAAATTCACCGGATCCAGCAGAAGCAGAGAATACCTTAGACGGTTTACGCCAAGTAATGGCAATCAAATCTCGTGTTGTTTTACCATATTTAGTACCTCAATTGACAACTCCCCCTGTCAATACAAAAGCATTATCAATCTTGGCTAGCGTAGCAGGCGAAGCATTAACAAGGTTTCTTCACAAAATTCTACCAGCGCTATTAACTGCTCTCTCTAGTGCTCAGGGCACACCGAATGAAGTTCAAGAATTAGAATATTGCCAAGCAGTGATCCTATCTGTTACCGATGAAGTTGGTATTAGAACAGTCATGGATCAGCTCATGGAAGCTACAAGAGCGAACGATCCATCTAGACGACGAAGCGCTGCAACCTTGTTATGTGCCTTTTGTCGTGATACACGTGCAGATTATAGTCAATATGTTCCACAATTATTACGAGGTCTCATTCACTTATTTACAGACAGTGATAAGGATGTACTACAGATGAGTTGGGAAGCTCTTACAGCAGTTACTAAG ACTTTGGCATCTGATCAACAAATTGCTCATGTGCAAGATATTAGACAAGCTGTTCGGTTTGCAGTGTCTGATTTAAAGGGACAAGAATTATTGCCAGGATTTTGTTTGCCGAAAGGAATTACTCCCATTCTTCCGATATTCAGAGAAGCTATATTAAATGGTTTACCAGAAGCAAAAGAACAAGCAGCTCAAGGACTTGGAGAAGTTATAAAATTAACTAGCGCCTCAGCGTTACAACCAAGTGTTGTACATATTACAGGGCCATTAATTCGTATTCTCGGCGATCGCTTTAATTGGAGTGTTAAAGCAGCAGTTTTAGAAACACTTGCAATCTTGCTCGGCAAG GTTGGAGTAATGTTAAAGCAATTTTTACCACAATTACAAACCACTTTCTTGAGAGCATTGAATGACAGTAATAGACAAGTGAGATTAAAAGCTGCTTATGCTTTAAGTAATCTCATTGTAATTCATACTCGTGTTGACCCATTGTTCACAGAACTTCATACTGGCATTAAAACTGGAGATGATCCAGCTATTAG AGAAACAATGTTACAAGCTTTAAGAGGTGTGCTTACGCCTGCTGGTGACAAAATGACAGAACCAATGAAGAAACAAGTGTTTGTTACTTTAAGTAGTATGCTTGGACATCCAGAAGATGTTACAAGGAACGCCGTAGCCGGTTGTTTTGGGGCGTTGATACGATGGCTTAGTCTAGACCAACTCAATATTGCTCTTAACGAAGATCTATTAt GTAGTGATACCAGTGTCGATTGGATGCTTAGACACGGACGTTCTGCAGCATTATTTGTTGCATTAAAGGAATCTCCAACAACTATCTACAACAGTAAAGAGAAAGATCGTGTTTGTGCAGTAATACTTTCGTATTTAAGTGCAGATCGAGTTCAAATAGCCATGAACGGTGTACGAGCTTGTGGTTATCTGTTTCAATATCTTATGAACGAACGACAACCTATACCTCAACAAATTTTATCTCCTTTCGTGCGA TCAATGAATAACAATAGTAACGACGTAAAACAATTATTAGCTAAGGTATGCATTCATTTGGCTCGTAACATACCACCTGAGAAGATGTCACCAGAATTACTTAAATCGCTTTTACCTATGTTGGTAAATGgaacaaaagagaaaaatggTTACGTGAAAGCCAACAGTGAACTTGCTCTTATAGCAGTACTTAGATTGAGGcaaggggaagaagaacatcAG CGTTGCATGGCCTTTTTGGATGCCGGTGCAAGGGAATCATTGTCAGATGTAGTCAGCAAAGTGTTGCGCAAAGTTTTATCGCAGCCTGAAGGCAAAATAGAAGAATTGGACGATACATTACTCACGTGA